The Arachis ipaensis cultivar K30076 chromosome B07, Araip1.1, whole genome shotgun sequence genome includes a window with the following:
- the LOC107607325 gene encoding uncharacterized protein LOC107607325: MASSNTPSETPTPTSQEQGSTPDPTIGTQKNSNKGKTDPTWGRCKQVLDKGKTALVCIYCEKLIRGGGINRVKHHLAGKGGDIEACRKVPAAVRHQFSQNIEDLRTKKRKTQEEYAESYGACDDVEREFDEIERNEMRQQQASRIPAPSSRKGVGKQLKGLQSFFPLAATPGAQPSIKSVLQSKEIMEKCDIAITRWMMDDSVPFNAVNSAYYQPMIDAIANMGAGYKGPNYQRVRGYLLSKLVEDVKKMIEGYRVIWKQTGCTIMADGWTDRCRRTLINFLVYCPKETVFLKSVDASHISKTAEALFKLLRDVVLFVGPENVVHVVTDNAANYVAAGRLLKSEFPRLYWSSCAAHCINLMLQDIGKFVEVTETVSEASMITKYIYNHCHPLYLMRQFTGGREILRPAPTRFATNFITLQSILAQKDALRAMVTSKEWTSSAYSKEAKAKKFVDQVLDSKLWNQCTDIVKLTEPLVHVLRIVDSEDRAAMEFDKHKEIISGLLDVIERYAYGDADLITKLTSEKRIFKNAEGDFGRQFAIRERSTVMPDQWWESYGCGAPNLQKLAIRVLSQTCSSSGYNKEWIMEDSPPFLTPKEVDALRNDLANMSLQSALDDLDELNLEHDRDDGEANNTSVENANQNETNQHVAPDLSDEERYPDFEVTPWI; the protein is encoded by the exons ATGGCTTCATCAAATACACCATCAGAAACACCAACACCAACTTCTCAGGAACAAGGATCAACTCCTGATCCAACAATTGGAACCCAAAAAAATAGTAACAAAGGAAAAACTGATCCTACATGGGGCCGTTGTAAACAAGTTTTGGATAAAGGAAAAACTGCTCTGGTATGTATTTATTGCGAGAAGCTTATTAGGGGTGGAGGAATTAACCGGGTTAAGCATCATTTGGCTGGAAAAGGTGGAGATATTGAGGCATGTCGAAAGGTGCCAGCTGCGGTGAGACACCAATTCTCCCAAAACATTGAAGATCTTCGAACCAAgaaaaggaaaactcaagaagaaTATGCAGAAAGTTATGGTGCTTGTGATGATGTTGAAAGGGAATTTGATGAGATTGAACGTAATGAGATGCGACAACAACAAGCATCAAGAATTCCAGCACCTAGCTCTAGAAAGGGAGTTGGAAAACAACTCAAGGGACTACAATCCTTTTTTCCACTGGCAGCAACACCTGGAGCTCAACCAAGTATTAAAAGTGTTCTCCAAAGCAAAGAAATTATGGAGAAGTGTGATATTGCTATTACAAGATGGATGATGGATGACTCTGTGCCATTCAATGCGGTTAATTCAGCTTATTATCAGCCGATGATCGATGCTATCGCAAATATGGGTGCAGGGTATAAAGGGCCAAATTACCAAAGAGTTCGTGGATATTTGTTGAGTAAATTGGTTGAAGATGTAAAGAAGATGATTGAAGGTTATCGTGTGATTTGGAAACAAACTGGATGTACTATCATGGCTGATGGATGGACTGATCGTTGTAGGCGTACTTTAATTAATTTCTTGGTTTATTGCCCTAAAGAAACTGTTTTCCTAAAGTCAGTTGATGCTTCTCATATCTCAAAAACTGCTGAGGCTTTGTTCAAGTTGCTTAGGGATGTTGTGTTATTTGTTGGTCCTGAGAATGTTGTACATGTAGTGACGGATAATGCTGCAAATTACGTTGCTGCTGGAAGGTTGTTGAAATCAGAGTTTCCTAGATTGTATTGGTCTTCTTGTGCGGCACATTGTATTAATCTGATGTTGCAGGATATTGGAAAGTTTGTGGAAGTGACTGAAACTGTGTCAGAAGCTTCAATGATTACGAAGTATATCTATAATCACTGCCATCCTTTGTACTTGATGAGGCAGTTCACAGGCGGCCGAGAAATACTTCGTCCAGCTCCAACTCGATTCGCCACTAATTTCATTACTTTGCAAAGTATTTTGGCTCAAAAGGATGCATTGAGAGCTATGGTGACATCTAAAGAATGGACAAGTTCAGCTTACTCTAAAGAAGCCAAAGCAAAAAAGTTTGTGGATCAAGTCTTAGATTCTAAACTTTGGAATCAATGCACTGATATTGTTAAGCTTACGGAGCCACTTGTTCATGTATTGCGTATTGTGGATAGTGAAGATAGAGCTGCAATGG AATTTGACAAGCACAAAGAAATAATTTCTGGCCTATTAGATGTGATTGAGAGATATGCTTACGGTGATGCTGATTTGATTACTAAATTGACAAGTGAGAAGAGAATCTTTAAGAATGCTGAAGGAGACTTTGGGAGACAGTTTGCAATACGTGAGCGAAGCACAGTGATGCCTG ATCAATGGTGGGAATCTTATGGATGTGGAGCACCAAACCTGCAAAAGTTAGCAATTCGTGTTTTGAGTCAAACTTGCAGTTCTTCAG GCTACAACAAAG AATGGATAATGGAAGATTCACCACCATTTTTAACTCCTAAAGAAGTTGATGCTTTACGGAATGATCTTGCAAATATGTCTCTTCAATCAGCTTTAGATGATTTGG ATGAATTAAATCTGGAACACGATCGAGATGATGGTGAAGCTAATAATACTTCTGTGGAAAATGCAAATCAGAATGAAACCAATCAACATGTAGCTCCAGATTTGTCAGATGAAGAAAGATATCCAGACTTTGAAGTTACTCCTTGGATATAA